Proteins co-encoded in one Corylus avellana chromosome ca9, CavTom2PMs-1.0 genomic window:
- the LOC132191488 gene encoding high mobility group B protein 1-like: MKGPKGKGTARNTRETLKPVDDRKIGKRKAVAKADKSSKHQPKKQRDAKKDPNKPKRPPSAFFVFLEEFRKDFKKEHPDIKAVSAVGKAGGEQWKSLSGAEKAPYEAKAAKKKSEYEKVMKAYNKKQDSAIDDGEEESDRSKSEVHDDDVVASAEEDEGEEEEEEDDEDED; encoded by the exons ATGAAGGGTCCCAAGGGCAAGGGGACTGCTAGGAACACAAGGGAAACTTTGAAGCCTGTGGATGACAG AAAGATTGGGAAGCGAAAGGCGGTAGCCAAGGCTGACAAGAGTAGCAAACATCAGCCCAAGAAGCAGAGAGATGCCAAGAAAGACCCTAATAAACCTAAACGGCCTCCTAGTGCTTTCTTTGTGTTCCT TGAGGAGTTCAGAAAGGACTTCAAGAAAGAACACCCTGATATTAAAGCTGTGTCAGCT GTTGGGAAAGCTGGAGGGGAGCAGTGGAAATCCTTGTCTGGTGCT GAAAAAGCTCCATATGAAGCCAAGGCTGCAAAAAAGAAGTCCGAGTATGAAAAGGTTATGAAGGCCTACAACAAGAAGCAG GATAGTGCAATAGATGATGGTGAAGAGGAGTCAGACAGGTCAAAATCTGAAGTGCATGATGACGATGTCGTAGCAAGTGCAGAG GAGGACGAGggggaggaagaggaagaggaggatgaCGAGGACGAGGACTAA
- the LOC132191595 gene encoding protein yippee-like isoform X1, with the protein MGRLFVITLEGSFYSCKHCRTHLALSDDTLSKSFHCRHGKAYLFDKIVNVTVGEKEERTMITGLHTVVDIFCVGCGSLVGWKYEAAHEKSQKYKEGKFILERFKVLGPDGSYYVSSQEAQVVGSDADDA; encoded by the exons ATGGGAAGGCTGTTTGTGATCACTCTTGAAGGAAGCTTCTATAGCTGCAAGCACTGCAGAACACACCTTGCCCTTTCTGATGATACTCtgtctaag TCTTTCCACTGCAGGCATGGAAAGGCTTATCTCTTCGACAAAAT CGTGAATGTCACAGTTGGAGAAAAAGAGGAGCGCACGATGATTACTGGGTTGCACACTGTTGTTGACATTTTTTGTGTTGGATGTGGCTCACTTGTGGGATGGAAATAC GAGGCTGCACATGAGAAAAGCCAGAAGTACAAGGAGGGGAAATTCATCCTTGAGAG GTTTAAGGTGTTGGGTCCTGACGGAAGCTACTACGTGTCTAGTCAGGAAGCTCAAGTTGTTGGAAGCGATGCTGATGATGCCTGA
- the LOC132191489 gene encoding LOW QUALITY PROTEIN: E3 ubiquitin-protein ligase AIRP2 (The sequence of the model RefSeq protein was modified relative to this genomic sequence to represent the inferred CDS: deleted 1 base in 1 codon) → MRKSFKDSLKALEADIQFVNTLASDYPREYDGACLQMRLSYCPASQFFLFLVQWTDCHLAGALGLLRVLIFKAYQDGKTTMYTHERKASLKEFYGVIFPSLLQLQRGITDVEERKQREICATKYKRKDDSEKGKLSEIDLEREEECGICMEMNSKVVLPICSHSMCMKCYRNWRARSQSCPFCRNSLSRVDSDDLWICISRCEIVDLSSISKENLKRLFMYIDKLPLIVPDPTFISYDPHHR, encoded by the exons atgcgCAAGTCTTTCAAGGATTCCCTGAAGGCCCTCGAAGCTGATATT CAGTTTGTAAATACCCT GGCTTCTGATTATCCGAGGGAATACGATGGTGCCTGCCTTCAGATGAGATTATCCTACTGTCCAGCTTCTcagttttttctctttcttgttcAGTGGACTGATTGTCACCTTGCTGGTGCCTTGGGATTGCTTAGGGTTCTTATATTCAAG GCTTATCAAGATGGGAAGACCACCATGTATACTCATGAAAGGAAAGCCAGTCTAAAAGAGTTCTACG GTGTGATATTTCCTTCTTTATTGCAACTTCAAAGAGGAATCACTGATGTAGAAGAGAGGAAACAAAGAGAAATTTGTGCCACCAAATACAAGAGAAAGGATGACTCGGAAAAAGGAAAGCTCTCTGAAATTgatttagagagagaagaagaatgtgGTATTTGCATGGAGATGAACAGCAAGGTCGTGTTGCCCATTTGCAGTCACTCAATGTGTATGAAGTGCTACCGAAATTG GCGTGCACGATCGCAGTCATGCCCCTTTTGCCGGAATAGTCTCAGCAGAGTCGACTCCGATGACCTTTGGATCTGCATCAGTCGCTGTGAAATTGTTGACTTGTCCTCGATCTCCAAGGAGAACTTGAAGAGACTTTTTATGTACATTGATAAACTGCCTCTCATTGTTCCAGATCCTACATTTATTTCTTATGATCCTCATCACCGTTGA
- the LOC132161595 gene encoding protein root UVB sensitive 5-like isoform X2 has protein sequence MSMRLLHLWLRYQSLSVLLFNTINLKRACLLVKSHVLHSIVPGCVACNKDENILLWQRFMKPRITFGVSLEEMVCGGRSVSMIKTLLKLYAKEQYILMVNQQQGDFEVFVSFKVEATSVSVLRSVWQTYWLHENWDSSDDVFHQLAQSILQMEDRFEDFIQQLNRAGWDTDQINLRVPKEITIDESGLV, from the exons ATGAGCATGCGGCTTCTGCACCTTTGGTTACGTTATCAATCACTTTCGGTTCTACTATTTAACAca ATAAACCTCAAGCGTGCTTGTCTGCTGgtaaaatcacatgttttacACTCTATTGTTCCAG GATGTGTTGCATGCAACAAggatgaaaatattttattatggcAAAGATTCATGAAGCCACGGATAACATTTGGTGTGTCCTTGGAGGAGATGGTTTGTGGTGGGAGATCTGTTTCCATG ATAAAAACACTTCTAAAATTATATGCAAAGGAGCAATATATTCTTATGGTGAACCAACAGCAAGGAGATTTTGAGGTCTTTGTCTCATTCAAG GTGGAAGCTACAAGTGTGTCTGTCTTGCGTAGTGTGTGGCAGACTTATTGGCTACATGAGAACTGGGACAGTTCAGATGATGTCTTCCATCAGCTCGCACAAAGCATATTGCAGATGGAAGATAGATTTGAGGATTTCATCCAACAGTTAAATAGAGCTGGATGGGATACTGATCAAATAAATCTGAGGGTCCCTAAGGAAATTACCATTGATGAATCAGGTCTTGTTTGA
- the LOC132161595 gene encoding protein root UVB sensitive 5-like isoform X1 translates to MSMRLLHLWLRYQSLSVLLFNTINLKRACLLVKSHVLHSIVPGCVACNKDENILLWQRFMKPRITFGVSLEEMVCGGRSVSMIKTLLKLYAKEQYILMVNQQQGDFEVFVSFKIPMQVEATSVSVLRSVWQTYWLHENWDSSDDVFHQLAQSILQMEDRFEDFIQQLNRAGWDTDQINLRVPKEITIDESGLV, encoded by the exons ATGAGCATGCGGCTTCTGCACCTTTGGTTACGTTATCAATCACTTTCGGTTCTACTATTTAACAca ATAAACCTCAAGCGTGCTTGTCTGCTGgtaaaatcacatgttttacACTCTATTGTTCCAG GATGTGTTGCATGCAACAAggatgaaaatattttattatggcAAAGATTCATGAAGCCACGGATAACATTTGGTGTGTCCTTGGAGGAGATGGTTTGTGGTGGGAGATCTGTTTCCATG ATAAAAACACTTCTAAAATTATATGCAAAGGAGCAATATATTCTTATGGTGAACCAACAGCAAGGAGATTTTGAGGTCTTTGTCTCATTCAAG ATCCCAATGCAGGTGGAAGCTACAAGTGTGTCTGTCTTGCGTAGTGTGTGGCAGACTTATTGGCTACATGAGAACTGGGACAGTTCAGATGATGTCTTCCATCAGCTCGCACAAAGCATATTGCAGATGGAAGATAGATTTGAGGATTTCATCCAACAGTTAAATAGAGCTGGATGGGATACTGATCAAATAAATCTGAGGGTCCCTAAGGAAATTACCATTGATGAATCAGGTCTTGTTTGA
- the LOC132161595 gene encoding protein root UVB sensitive 5-like isoform X3: protein MSMRLLHLWLRYQSLSVLLFNTINLKRACLLVKSHVLHSIVPGCVACNKDENILLWQRFMKPRITFGVSLEEMVCGGRSVSMIKTLLKLYAKEQYILMVNQQQGDFEVEATSVSVLRSVWQTYWLHENWDSSDDVFHQLAQSILQMEDRFEDFIQQLNRAGWDTDQINLRVPKEITIDESGLV from the exons ATGAGCATGCGGCTTCTGCACCTTTGGTTACGTTATCAATCACTTTCGGTTCTACTATTTAACAca ATAAACCTCAAGCGTGCTTGTCTGCTGgtaaaatcacatgttttacACTCTATTGTTCCAG GATGTGTTGCATGCAACAAggatgaaaatattttattatggcAAAGATTCATGAAGCCACGGATAACATTTGGTGTGTCCTTGGAGGAGATGGTTTGTGGTGGGAGATCTGTTTCCATG ATAAAAACACTTCTAAAATTATATGCAAAGGAGCAATATATTCTTATGGTGAACCAACAGCAAGGAGATTTTGAG GTGGAAGCTACAAGTGTGTCTGTCTTGCGTAGTGTGTGGCAGACTTATTGGCTACATGAGAACTGGGACAGTTCAGATGATGTCTTCCATCAGCTCGCACAAAGCATATTGCAGATGGAAGATAGATTTGAGGATTTCATCCAACAGTTAAATAGAGCTGGATGGGATACTGATCAAATAAATCTGAGGGTCCCTAAGGAAATTACCATTGATGAATCAGGTCTTGTTTGA
- the LOC132191855 gene encoding chlorophyll a-b binding protein CP29.2, chloroplastic: MAATTAAAATSSFMGTRLSDVYSNSGRIQARFGFGGKKAPRKATKPSNDRPLWYPGAKAPEYLDGSLVGDYGFDPFGLGKPAEYLQFDLDSLDQNLAKNLAGDVIGTRFEEADVKSTPFQPYSEVFGLQRFRECELIHGRWAMLATLGALTVEWLTGVTWQDAGKVELVEGSSYLGQPLPFSITTLIWIEVLVIGYIEFQRNAELDPEKRLYPGGPYFDPLGLAADPEKKATLQLAEIKHARLAMVGFLGFAVQAAVTGKGPLNNWATHLSDPLHTTIIDAFSS, from the exons ATGGCCGCCACCACTGCCGCTGCAGCTACATCATCCTTCATGGGGACGCGTCTCTCCGACGTGTACTCCAACTCGGGCAGGATCCAAGCCCGATTCGGATTCGGAGGCAAGAAAGCACCCAGGAAAGCCACAAAGCCCAGCAACGACCGCCCGCTTTGGTACCCTGGAGCCAAGGCCCCAGAATATCTGGACGGGAGCTTGGTGGGGGACTACGGGTTCGACCCATTCGGGCTGGGGAAGCCCGCGGAGTACCTGCAGTTCGACCTGGACTCGTTGGACCAGAACCTGGCCAAGAACTTGGCCGGCGATGTGATCGGGACCCGGTTCGAGGAGGCCGACGTGAAGTCGACCCCGTTCCAGCCGTACAGCGAGGTTTTCGGGTTGCAGAGGTTCCGAGAGTGCGAGCTCATTCATGGGAGGTGGGCCATGTTGGCTACTCTAGGCGCGCTCACCGTTGAGTGGCTCACCGGAGTTACCTGGCAAGACGCTGGAAAG GTGGAGCTGGTTGAAGGTTCATCTTACCTTGGCCAACCGCTTCCATTCTCCATCACCACATTGATCTGGATTGAGGTTCTGGTGATTGGGTACATCGAGTTCCAGAGGAATGCAGAGCTCGACCCGGAGAAGAGGCTCTACCCCGGTGGGCCGTACTTTGACCCTCTCGGCTTGGCGGCTGACCCGGAGAAGAAGGCCACCCTCCAATTGGCAGAAATCAAGCACGCCCGCCTCGCCATGGTTGGGTTCCTTGGGTTTGCTGTCCAAGCTGCTGTCACCGGAAAAGGCCCCCTCAACAACTGGGCTACCCATTTGAGTGACCCGCTCCACACCACTATTATTGACGCTTTTTCCTCTTAA
- the LOC132191595 gene encoding protein yippee-like isoform X2, with translation MGRLFVITLEGSFYSCKHCRTHLALSDDTLSKSFHCRHGKAYLFDKIVNVTVGEKEERTMITGLHTVVDIFCVGCGSLVGWKYEAAHEKSQKYKEGKFILERFMVLGPEGRNYLSSQEDQILGVI, from the exons ATGGGAAGGCTGTTTGTGATCACTCTTGAAGGAAGCTTCTATAGCTGCAAGCACTGCAGAACACACCTTGCCCTTTCTGATGATACTCtgtctaag TCTTTCCACTGCAGGCATGGAAAGGCTTATCTCTTCGACAAAAT CGTGAATGTCACAGTTGGAGAAAAAGAGGAGCGCACGATGATTACTGGGTTGCACACTGTTGTTGACATTTTTTGTGTTGGATGTGGCTCACTTGTGGGATGGAAATAC GAGGCTGCACATGAGAAAAGCCAGAAGTACAAGGAGGGGAAATTCATCCTTGAGAG GTTTATGGTGTTGGGTCCTGAAGGAAGAAACTACTTGTCAAGTCAGGAAGATCAAATTCTTGGAGTTATATAG
- the LOC132191989 gene encoding uncharacterized protein LOC132191989 translates to MGTRNVLWNLANKYFTFGLIGLTVSDRYASIVPVRGASMSPTFNPQASNFTDDYVLVEKFCLEKYKFSHGDVVVFRSPSNHKEKYVKRIIGLPGDWIGTTHNSYDVLKIPEGHCWLEGDNSASSKDSRSLGPIPLGLVQGRVTHIVWPPQRIGAVERSYPQERVSSP, encoded by the exons ATGGGAACTCGAAATGTCTTGTGGAATTTGGCAAACAAGTATTTCACCTTTGGGCTCATAGGCCTTACTGTTTCTGATCGATATGCAAGTATTGTTCCGGTGCGGGGGGCTTCTATGTCTCCCACATTTAATCCTCAAGCCAGCAATTTTACGG ATGACTATGTTTTGGTGGAGAAGTTTTGCCTTGAAAAGTACAAGTTTTCACACGGCGATGTGGTAGTTTTCCG TTCCCCAAGTAATCACAAGGAGAAATACGTAAAGAGAATAATTGGCTTACCAGGTGACTGGATTGGAACTACTCATAATTCCTATGATGTGTTGAAGATTCCAGAAGGACATTGTTGGTTAGAGGGTGATAATTCAGCTTCTAGCAAGGATTCCAGATCTCTTGGCCCA ATTCCTTTGGGTTTGGTTCAAGGAAGGGTGACCCACATCGTGTGGCCTCCTCAGAGAATAGGTGCAGTCGAGAGAAGTTATCCTCAGGAAAGAGTTTCTTCTCCTTGA